In the Ictalurus punctatus breed USDA103 chromosome 7, Coco_2.0, whole genome shotgun sequence genome, one interval contains:
- the mettl4 gene encoding N(6)-adenine-specific methyltransferase METTL4 — MLTFLSNRDLEMSVLLSNERGWLLDACSFINEGFRRCYSLNKGYFRCCFKKQYFDILKPHIVSKSRSACMMGAVPNTESHAAEDNKIELKTRKKRKRKRSEMNQGELDAEVYHKKVRWLVLEGTRSLLETGHHCGYLTEDLHTVPAKQMPGHECQMAALCDMAKQLPKMENSDAPHVQAVNGHPDMDAHLDLFSCLTENPDDIAREVTLMGETYFLPPRSRFLLSDITRLQPLIRSEDKYDLIVLDPPWENKSVKRSSRYSFLPSSQLKQLPVPVLSAAGCVVVIWVTNRPRHLRFVKEELYPHWGVKLLAEWLWVKVTRKGEVVFPLDSPHKKPYEVLLLGRFSANSYSTTGAEACEIPDQRLIISIPSALHSQKPALSAVLKPYIRPNAKCLEMFARSLQTDWTSWGNEVLKFQHHSYFTTDSAECARDTFTETTDADQQVDTRVMDKSACL, encoded by the exons ATGTTAACGTTTTTATCTAATCGCGATCTAGAGATGTCTGTCCTGCTATCAAACGAGCGTGGTTGGCTGTTGGACGCATGTTCTTTCATTAACGAAGGATTTCGGCGGTGCTACAGCTTAAACAAGGGTTACTTCCGGTGCTGTTTCAAGAAGCAGTACTTTGATATACTGAAGCCTCATATAGTGAGTAAGTCCAGGAGTGCTTGTATGATGGGTGCTGTACCAAACACAGAGAGCCATGCGGCTGAGGATAACAAAATCGAGCTAAAGACACGAAAG AAAAGGAAGCGTAAACGAAGTGAGATGAATCAAGGGGAGTTAGATGCTGAAGTATACCATAAAAAG GTCAGGTGGTTGGTTCTGGAGGGCACTCGGTCTCTTCTGGAAACTGGGCATCACTGTGGTTATCTGACAGAAGATTTACATACAGTGCCAGCTAAACAAATGCCTGGTCATGAATGCCAGATGGCTGCACTATGTGACATGGCCAAGCAGCTGCCTAAAATGGAGAATTCTGATGCCCCACATGTGCAGGCTGTTAATGGCCATCCAGATATGGATGCACACCTCGACCTGTTCTCATGCCTCACAGAAAACCCAGATGACATTGCCCGTGAGGTAACGCTAATGGGGGAGACGTATTTCCTGCCTCCTCGCAGCCGTTTCTTGTTGTCTGACATCACACGTTTACAACCCCTTATTCGCA GCGAAGACAAATATGACCTAATAGTTCTTGATCCACCCTGGgaaaataaatctgtgaaaAGAAGCAGTAG GTACAGTTTTCTGCCATCCTCCCAGCTCAAACAACTTCCTGTGCCAGTGTTGAGTGCAGCAGGATGTGTGGTTGTTATTTGGGTAACCAACCGTCCCCGCCATCTCCGGTTCGTCAAGGAGGAACTTTATCCTCACTGGGGAGTGAAGCTGCTTGCAGAGTGGCTCTGGGTGAAG GTGACCCGAAAAGGGGAGGTAGTTTTCCCCCTGGATTCTCCACACAAGAAGCCTTACGAAGTGTTATTACTTGGAAGGTTCTCTGCTAACAGTTACAGCACAACTGG AGCTGAAGCGTGTGAGATCCCAGATCAACGGCTCATAATTAGCATTCCCTCAGCACTGCACTCTCAGAAGCCAGCTCTATCAG CTGTGTTGAAGCCATACATTAGGCCTAATGCTAAGTGTCTGGAAATGTTTGCTCGAAGTCTCCAGACTGATTGGACAAGCTGGGGAAACGAGGTCCTCAAATTCCAGCACCACAGCTATTTTACCACAGATAGTGCGGAGTGTGCACGTGACACATTTACTGAGACTACAGATGCAGATCAACAGGTAGACACAAGAGTAATGGACAAATCTGCCTGTCTGTGA